A stretch of Pseudomonas sp. 7SR1 DNA encodes these proteins:
- a CDS encoding MurR/RpiR family transcriptional regulator: protein MTRPDLPEPSERASALATPPINAERLLQLITEEYESLPRQLKRIASYMSQQSDRIMVDRISDIARECEVHPSAIVRFSQRFGFSGFSEMQALFREAYTHKTTPVQNYQQRIRSMIANKSQKACGGDLARECINATLSGIERLGLELDDQAFDKAVDLVVNADNIYVVGVRRSFAVADYLVYNLQHTNKRIHLVSGLGGSYREQMRSVRANDLVIAISFTPYGKETQHCLRIAQHHQAKTLIITDSNLSPLAKRANTVLLVNEGSSFAFRSLSATLCLCQALFIAVAYRLELKVDEIHEQAGFED from the coding sequence ATGACCCGCCCCGATCTGCCGGAGCCGTCCGAGCGCGCGTCCGCCCTCGCAACCCCACCGATCAATGCCGAACGCCTGTTGCAACTGATCACCGAGGAATATGAAAGCCTGCCGCGCCAGCTCAAACGCATCGCCAGCTACATGAGCCAGCAAAGCGACCGCATCATGGTCGACCGTATCAGTGATATCGCTCGCGAATGCGAAGTGCATCCGTCGGCCATCGTGCGTTTTTCCCAACGCTTCGGTTTCAGCGGGTTCAGTGAAATGCAGGCGCTGTTCCGGGAGGCCTACACCCACAAGACCACGCCGGTACAGAACTACCAGCAGCGCATTCGCAGCATGATCGCCAACAAATCCCAGAAGGCCTGCGGCGGCGACCTGGCGCGCGAATGCATCAACGCCACACTCTCGGGCATCGAGCGATTGGGGCTGGAACTGGACGACCAGGCGTTCGACAAGGCCGTGGACCTGGTGGTCAATGCCGACAATATCTATGTGGTGGGCGTCCGGCGTTCCTTCGCGGTAGCCGATTACCTGGTGTACAACCTGCAACACACCAACAAGCGCATTCACCTGGTGTCCGGGCTCGGTGGCAGCTATCGCGAGCAGATGCGCAGCGTCCGGGCCAACGACCTGGTGATCGCCATCAGCTTCACCCCGTACGGCAAGGAAACCCAGCATTGCCTGCGCATCGCCCAGCATCACCAGGCCAAGACCCTGATCATCACCGACAGCAACCTGTCGCCCCTGGCCAAACGGGCCAATACGGTGTTGCTGGTAAACGAAGGCAGCTCGTTCGCGTTTCGCTCCCTGAGCGCTACCCTTTGCCTGTGCCAGGCATTGTTCATTGCCGTGGCCTACCGGCTGGAGCTCAAGGTCGATGAAATCCACGAACAGGCAGGATTCGAGGACTAG
- the hcnB gene encoding cyanide-forming glycine dehydrogenase subunit HcnB: MSLDPVIVGGGPAGMAAAIELAAHGVRSTLLEEAPRLGGVVYRGPLRDGVSLDYLGSRYSQALNRLHGEFRQYAGLIDVRLDSRVVGAEGFRALMLLDADERLREVAYSHLVLAAGCHERSVPFPGWTLAGVMMLGGLQLQIKSGVVKPPSPVVIAGTGPLLPLVACQLHASGVAVAGVYEACALGRIAKESLALLNKPQLFLDGLSMLGYLKLHGIAVRYGWGVVRADGDGELSCVTVAPYSSDWEPDLARAEQVPAQTLAVGYGFIPRTQLSQQMGLEHGFSDDGYLRAVSDAWQQSSEAHIHLAGDMGGIRGGEAAMLSGRIAALSILMQGNVLDPRTALERRERYQAQLDRIVSFRAAVDRYTRRGAGQIALPAADTVICRCEHATRADIDRALEQGVQDMASLKMRTRVSMGDCQGRMCVGYCSDRLREATGRGDVGWLRPRFPIDPVPFSAFQNVGQEGVRHD, from the coding sequence ATGAGCCTCGATCCGGTGATTGTCGGCGGTGGGCCGGCGGGCATGGCCGCAGCCATCGAGCTGGCGGCCCATGGGGTGCGCAGCACTTTGCTCGAAGAGGCGCCGCGCCTGGGTGGCGTGGTCTATCGTGGGCCGTTGCGCGACGGTGTGAGCCTGGACTACCTGGGTTCCCGCTATAGCCAGGCCCTGAACAGGCTTCACGGTGAGTTTCGCCAGTACGCCGGGCTGATCGACGTTCGGCTCGACAGCCGCGTCGTCGGAGCCGAAGGGTTCCGGGCGCTGATGCTGCTGGATGCCGACGAGCGTTTGCGGGAAGTCGCCTATTCCCATCTGGTATTGGCGGCCGGTTGCCATGAGCGCAGCGTGCCGTTTCCCGGCTGGACGCTTGCCGGGGTGATGATGCTGGGTGGGTTGCAGCTACAGATCAAGAGCGGGGTGGTCAAGCCGCCCAGTCCGGTGGTGATCGCGGGCACCGGCCCGCTGCTGCCCCTGGTGGCCTGCCAGCTGCATGCTTCAGGCGTGGCCGTGGCCGGCGTGTACGAGGCGTGCGCATTGGGCAGGATCGCCAAGGAAAGCCTGGCCTTGCTGAACAAGCCACAGCTGTTTCTCGACGGCCTGAGCATGCTGGGCTATCTCAAGCTGCACGGCATTGCGGTGCGTTATGGCTGGGGCGTGGTGCGGGCCGATGGCGACGGTGAGCTGAGCTGTGTCACCGTCGCGCCTTATTCCAGCGACTGGGAGCCGGACCTGGCCCGTGCCGAACAAGTGCCGGCCCAGACCCTGGCGGTCGGCTACGGCTTCATTCCACGCACCCAGTTGAGCCAGCAGATGGGCCTGGAGCATGGCTTCAGCGACGACGGCTACCTCAGGGCGGTGTCCGATGCCTGGCAGCAAAGCAGCGAGGCCCATATCCACCTGGCTGGCGACATGGGCGGGATCCGTGGCGGTGAAGCGGCCATGCTGAGCGGGCGCATCGCCGCGCTATCGATCCTGATGCAAGGCAATGTGCTCGACCCTCGTACCGCCCTTGAGCGCCGCGAGCGCTACCAGGCGCAACTGGACCGCATCGTGAGCTTCCGCGCCGCCGTGGACCGATACACTCGCCGCGGTGCCGGGCAAATCGCGCTGCCCGCCGCCGATACGGTGATCTGCCGCTGCGAGCACGCCACCCGCGCTGATATCGACCGGGCCCTGGAGCAGGGCGTGCAGGACATGGCCAGCCTGAAAATGCGCACCCGGGTGAGCATGGGCGACTGCCAGGGGCGGATGTGCGTCGGCTATTGCAGCGACCGGCTGCGCGAAGCCACCGGACGTGGGGATGTGGGCTGGTTGCGACCGCGCTTCCCCATCGACCCGGTGCCCTTTTCAGCGTTCCAGAACGTAGGCCAGGAGGGCGTACGGCATGACTGA
- the iolB gene encoding 5-deoxy-glucuronate isomerase, with protein sequence MSLLIKSQASGRTVVALPPGELEYVGFTACRLSLGETLPVAAADKELCLVLLSGRIGLKGEAPGQGVFDWDNLGDRQSVFEDKSPYAAYLPPGSQALVTALSDVQLAVCAAPGSAGNEYGPRLILPDSMKRSVRGKGANTRYVCDILPDSEPAHSLLVVEVRTPSGHSSSYPPHKHDTDDLPHQSFLEETYYHQISPPQGFVFQRVYTDDRSIDQAMAVENSDLVVVPKGYHPVSVPYGYESYYLNVMAGPKRVWQFHNDPQHSWLLDL encoded by the coding sequence ATGAGCCTGTTGATCAAGAGTCAAGCCAGCGGCCGGACCGTGGTGGCGTTGCCCCCGGGCGAGCTGGAATACGTCGGCTTCACGGCCTGTCGCCTGAGCCTCGGCGAAACCCTGCCGGTGGCCGCGGCCGACAAGGAGCTGTGCCTGGTGCTGCTCAGCGGGCGTATCGGTCTGAAGGGCGAGGCGCCGGGGCAGGGCGTTTTCGATTGGGACAACCTGGGTGATCGCCAGTCGGTGTTCGAGGACAAGTCGCCCTATGCCGCCTACCTGCCCCCCGGCAGCCAGGCGCTGGTGACCGCCTTGAGCGACGTGCAACTGGCGGTATGTGCCGCCCCGGGTTCGGCCGGAAACGAGTACGGCCCGCGCCTGATCCTGCCCGACAGCATGAAGCGCAGCGTTCGCGGCAAGGGTGCCAACACCCGGTATGTCTGCGACATCCTGCCGGACAGCGAGCCAGCCCATTCGCTGCTGGTGGTGGAGGTGCGCACGCCTTCGGGCCATTCGTCCAGCTACCCGCCCCACAAGCACGACACCGACGACCTGCCGCACCAGAGCTTCCTGGAAGAAACCTATTACCACCAGATCAGTCCGCCCCAGGGCTTCGTGTTCCAACGGGTCTATACCGACGATCGCAGCATCGACCAGGCCATGGCCGTGGAAAACAGCGACCTGGTCGTGGTGCCCAAGGGGTACCACCCGGTCAGCGTGCCCTACGGGTACGAGTCGTACTACCTGAATGTCATGGCCGGCCCGAAGCGGGTCTGGCAGTTCCATAACGACCCGCAGCACAGTTGGCTGCTGGACCTCTGA
- a CDS encoding response regulator transcription factor, with amino-acid sequence MNRILTIEDDAVTAREIVAELTRNGLSVDWVDNGREGLERAVSGDYDLITLDRMLPELDGLVIVTTLRNMGVATPILMISALSDVDERVRGLRAGGDDYLTKPFATDEMAARVEVLLRRNNGAQETQTALRVADLELNLISREASRNGQLLSLLPTEYKLLEFLMRNSGQILSRMMIFEEVWGYHFDPGTNLIDVHIGRLRKKIDPPGLEPLIRTVRGSGYVIAEPR; translated from the coding sequence ATGAACCGCATCCTGACCATCGAAGACGACGCCGTGACCGCCCGTGAGATCGTCGCCGAGCTGACCCGCAACGGCCTGAGCGTCGACTGGGTCGACAATGGCCGCGAAGGTCTGGAACGCGCGGTGAGCGGCGATTACGACTTGATTACCCTCGACCGCATGCTGCCCGAGCTCGACGGCCTGGTGATCGTCACCACACTGCGCAACATGGGCGTGGCGACGCCGATCCTGATGATCAGCGCCCTGTCCGATGTGGATGAACGGGTACGCGGTCTCCGGGCCGGCGGCGACGACTACCTGACCAAGCCCTTCGCTACCGACGAGATGGCGGCTCGTGTCGAAGTGTTGCTGCGCCGCAACAACGGCGCCCAGGAAACGCAAACCGCCCTTCGGGTCGCCGACCTGGAACTGAACCTGATCAGCCGCGAGGCCAGCCGCAACGGGCAACTGCTCAGCCTGTTGCCCACCGAGTACAAGTTGCTGGAATTCCTGATGCGCAACAGCGGACAGATCCTTTCGCGCATGATGATTTTCGAGGAAGTCTGGGGCTATCACTTCGACCCCGGCACCAACCTGATCGACGTGCACATTGGTCGTCTGCGCAAGAAGATCGACCCGCCGGGCCTGGAACCCCTGATTCGCACCGTGCGAGGTTCCGGCTATGTCATTGCTGAACCCCGCTAA
- the iolE gene encoding myo-inosose-2 dehydratase, whose product MPAIRIGINPISWSNDDLPSLGGETPLSTALSEGKAIGYEGFELNGKFPKDAKGVGDVLRPYDLALVSGWYSSRLARRSAAEEIDAIASHVELLAQNGATVLVYGEVADSIQGQRIPLIERPRFHTDEAWQAYADKLTELARFTLSQGVRLAYHHHMGAYVESPSDIDKLMALTGSEVGLLFDSGHCYMGGGEPLQVLRKHIERICHVHFKDVRKPVVQLARNNLWSFPDCIINGTFTVPGDGDIDFAALLDVLLAADYQGWLVVEAEQDPAVAPSYVYAKKGYDTLRALLQERIPA is encoded by the coding sequence ATGCCCGCGATTCGAATTGGCATCAACCCGATTTCCTGGAGCAACGACGACTTGCCCTCGTTGGGCGGCGAGACACCGTTGAGCACCGCGCTGAGCGAGGGCAAGGCCATCGGCTATGAAGGTTTCGAGCTCAACGGCAAGTTTCCCAAGGACGCCAAGGGTGTGGGCGATGTGCTGCGCCCCTATGACCTGGCACTGGTCTCGGGTTGGTATTCCAGTCGTCTGGCCCGACGCTCGGCAGCCGAGGAAATCGACGCCATTGCCAGCCATGTCGAGTTGCTGGCGCAGAATGGCGCCACGGTGCTGGTCTACGGGGAAGTCGCCGACTCCATCCAAGGCCAGCGGATTCCCCTGATCGAGCGGCCGCGCTTTCACACCGACGAGGCCTGGCAGGCCTATGCCGACAAGCTGACCGAACTGGCCCGCTTCACGTTGTCCCAGGGGGTGCGTCTGGCCTATCACCATCACATGGGCGCTTATGTCGAGTCGCCTTCGGACATCGACAAGTTGATGGCTCTGACCGGTAGCGAAGTCGGCCTGCTGTTCGACTCGGGACACTGCTACATGGGCGGCGGCGAACCGCTGCAAGTCTTGCGCAAGCACATCGAGCGGATCTGCCACGTGCATTTCAAGGATGTGCGCAAGCCGGTGGTGCAGCTGGCGCGCAACAACCTGTGGAGCTTTCCCGACTGCATCATCAACGGCACCTTCACCGTGCCGGGGGATGGCGACATCGACTTCGCCGCGTTGCTCGACGTCCTGTTGGCCGCCGACTACCAGGGATGGCTGGTGGTGGAGGCCGAGCAGGATCCCGCCGTGGCGCCGAGCTATGTGTATGCCAAGAAGGGCTACGACACCCTGCGCGCCTTGCTGCAAGAGAGGATCCCGGCATGA
- the hcnC gene encoding cyanide-forming glycine dehydrogenase subunit HcnC produces the protein MTEYQSLKDYDVVIAGGGVIGASCAYQLSKRKHLKIALIDAKRPGNATRASAGGLWAIGESVGLGCGVIFFRMMSANRKRQAQGAAVAVDASTPHILPQSFFDFALQSNALYPQLHRELMDNHGMDFKFEETGLKFVIYDDEDRLYAEHIVACIPHLADQVRWLDQAALREAEPNVSHEARGALEFLCDHQVSPFRLADAYTEGARQNGVDLFFNTNVTEVLRKGTRVTGVKTAEAGTFNCRTLINAAGAWAADLSEQATGVRIPVKPVKGQILLTERMPKILKGCLTTSDCYVAQKDNGEILIGSTTEDKGFDVTTTYPEIEGLVQGAVRCIPQLADINLKRTWAGLRPGSPDELPILGPMRGVEGYLNACGHFRTGILTSAITGVLLDKLVNDEPLPLDITPFLADRFEVAPAFVEPKEVEPA, from the coding sequence ATGACTGAGTATCAGAGCCTGAAGGATTACGACGTGGTCATCGCCGGTGGCGGTGTGATCGGGGCTTCGTGTGCCTATCAGTTGTCCAAGCGCAAGCATTTGAAGATCGCGCTGATCGATGCCAAGCGCCCGGGCAATGCCACCCGGGCTTCCGCGGGAGGCCTGTGGGCCATCGGCGAGTCCGTGGGGCTGGGGTGCGGGGTGATTTTCTTTCGCATGATGTCGGCCAACCGCAAGCGCCAGGCCCAGGGCGCCGCCGTGGCGGTGGACGCCAGTACGCCGCACATCCTGCCGCAATCGTTCTTCGACTTCGCCTTGCAGTCCAACGCCTTGTATCCGCAATTGCACCGGGAGTTGATGGACAACCACGGCATGGATTTCAAGTTCGAGGAGACCGGGCTCAAATTCGTGATCTATGACGATGAGGACCGCTTGTACGCCGAGCATATCGTCGCCTGCATCCCGCACCTGGCGGACCAGGTCCGCTGGCTCGACCAGGCCGCCCTGCGCGAGGCCGAGCCGAATGTCAGCCACGAGGCCCGGGGAGCGCTGGAGTTCCTGTGCGATCATCAGGTCAGTCCGTTCCGCCTGGCGGACGCCTATACCGAAGGCGCTCGACAGAACGGCGTCGACCTGTTCTTCAACACCAACGTCACCGAGGTCCTGCGCAAGGGCACGCGGGTCACCGGGGTGAAGACCGCCGAGGCGGGCACCTTCAATTGCCGGACCCTGATTAACGCCGCCGGTGCCTGGGCGGCGGACCTGAGTGAGCAGGCCACCGGCGTGCGGATTCCGGTCAAGCCGGTCAAGGGCCAGATCCTGTTGACCGAACGCATGCCGAAGATCCTCAAGGGCTGCCTGACCACCAGCGATTGTTATGTGGCCCAGAAGGACAACGGCGAAATCCTGATTGGCAGCACCACCGAAGACAAAGGCTTTGACGTGACCACCACGTACCCGGAAATCGAGGGGTTGGTCCAGGGTGCAGTGCGGTGCATCCCGCAATTGGCCGACATCAACCTGAAGCGGACCTGGGCCGGCCTGCGCCCTGGATCTCCCGACGAGTTGCCGATCCTGGGGCCGATGCGGGGCGTGGAAGGCTACCTCAATGCCTGCGGGCATTTCCGCACCGGCATCCTGACCTCGGCCATCACCGGGGTATTGCTGGACAAATTGGTGAACGACGAGCCGTTGCCACTGGACATCACGCCGTTCCTGGCGGATCGGTTCGAGGTGGCACCAGCGTTCGTGGAGCCGAAGGAAGTGGAACCGGCCTGA
- the hcnA gene encoding cyanide-forming glycine dehydrogenase subunit HcnA: MQSQDLLRRKFDIQPLARADMTVCLDGRIVDAAHGETVLTVIQSLGQRQVARNDHQQISGAYCGMGVCHCCLVKIDGRHKRRACQTRVRPGMQIETRANRIAETEAP; this comes from the coding sequence ATGCAGTCTCAAGACCTTCTACGCCGAAAATTCGACATCCAGCCCCTGGCCAGGGCCGACATGACGGTGTGCCTGGACGGGCGGATCGTCGACGCCGCCCACGGCGAAACCGTTCTTACCGTCATCCAGTCCCTGGGCCAGCGCCAGGTGGCCCGCAACGATCACCAGCAGATCAGCGGCGCGTATTGCGGCATGGGCGTGTGCCATTGCTGCCTCGTCAAGATCGATGGGCGTCACAAGCGCCGCGCCTGCCAGACCCGGGTGCGTCCCGGCATGCAGATCGAGACCCGGGCCAACCGCATCGCCGAAACGGAGGCGCCATGA
- a CDS encoding bifunctional 5-dehydro-2-deoxygluconokinase/5-dehydro-2-deoxyphosphogluconate aldolase, translated as MGQTRFASGRQLDVICLGRLGVDLYAQQVGARLEDVTSFAKYLGGSSANIAFGTARLGLRSAMLSRVGDDHMGRFLVESLAREGCDVSGIKVDPQRLTALVLLGIKDRETFPLVFYRENCADMALRAEDINEAFIASSKALLITGTHFSTDSVYKASIQALDHAQKHNVRRILDIDYRPVLWGLAGKADGETRFVADQTVSRHVQGILPRFDLIVGTEEEFLIAGGSTDLLAALRTVRSLTAATLVVKLGPQGCTVIHGAIPDRLEDGAIYPGVKVEVLNVLGAGDAFMSGFLAGWLEEADDARCCQLANACGGLVVSRHACAPAMPTRAELDYLFDSPVPITRPDQDVVLQRLHQVSVPRRAWKQLFIFAFDHRWQLVELAQKGDRDLSSIGALKQLFIQAVERVEVDLRRQGIEADVGLLADQRFGQDSLNAATGRGWWVARPVEVQGSRPLAFEHGRSIGSNLIAWPGEQIIKCLVQFHPDDEPLLRLEQEAQLMGLYKASQVSGHELLLEVIPPKDHPSPHPDVLYRALKRLYNLGIFPAWWKIEAQTAEQWKQLDELIQQRDPYCRGVVLLGLNAPASALAEGFRQASQSTTCRGFAVGRTIFQEPSRAWLAGEIDDETLIRQVQGTFVELIDAWRAARA; from the coding sequence ATGGGCCAGACTCGTTTTGCCAGTGGGCGTCAATTGGATGTGATCTGCCTGGGACGCCTGGGTGTCGACCTGTATGCGCAACAAGTCGGGGCGCGGCTGGAAGATGTCACAAGCTTCGCCAAATACCTGGGTGGCTCATCGGCCAACATCGCTTTCGGCACCGCTCGGCTCGGGCTCAGGTCCGCCATGCTGAGCCGGGTAGGGGACGACCACATGGGACGCTTCCTGGTGGAGTCCCTGGCCCGTGAGGGCTGCGATGTCAGCGGCATCAAGGTCGATCCGCAACGCCTGACCGCCCTGGTGCTGCTGGGTATCAAGGACCGGGAAACCTTCCCCCTGGTGTTCTACCGGGAAAACTGCGCCGACATGGCGTTGCGCGCCGAAGACATAAACGAGGCCTTTATCGCCTCCAGCAAGGCCCTGTTGATCACCGGCACTCATTTCTCCACCGACAGCGTCTACAAGGCCAGTATCCAGGCGCTGGACCATGCCCAGAAGCACAACGTCAGGCGGATCCTGGACATCGATTATCGCCCGGTGCTCTGGGGCTTGGCCGGCAAGGCCGATGGCGAGACCCGTTTCGTGGCCGACCAGACCGTCAGCCGGCATGTGCAAGGCATCCTTCCGCGTTTTGACCTGATCGTCGGCACCGAGGAGGAATTCCTGATCGCCGGTGGCAGCACGGATCTGCTGGCCGCGCTGCGCACCGTGCGTTCGCTGACGGCGGCGACCCTGGTGGTCAAGCTCGGCCCGCAGGGTTGCACGGTGATCCACGGCGCCATCCCCGACCGGCTTGAAGACGGTGCGATCTATCCGGGCGTCAAGGTGGAGGTCCTGAATGTCCTGGGGGCCGGCGATGCCTTCATGTCGGGCTTTCTCGCCGGCTGGCTGGAGGAAGCCGACGATGCGCGCTGCTGCCAGTTGGCCAATGCCTGTGGCGGCCTGGTGGTGTCGCGCCATGCCTGTGCCCCGGCGATGCCGACCCGGGCCGAACTCGATTACCTGTTCGACAGCCCGGTGCCCATCACCCGGCCGGACCAGGATGTCGTATTGCAACGGCTTCATCAGGTCAGTGTGCCTCGCAGGGCCTGGAAACAACTGTTCATCTTTGCCTTCGATCACCGTTGGCAACTGGTGGAACTGGCTCAAAAAGGCGACCGGGACCTGAGCAGCATCGGCGCGCTCAAGCAACTGTTCATCCAGGCGGTGGAGCGAGTCGAAGTCGATCTGCGTCGCCAGGGCATCGAGGCGGACGTCGGGTTGCTGGCCGATCAACGTTTCGGCCAGGATTCCCTCAATGCCGCCACCGGACGCGGCTGGTGGGTGGCGCGCCCGGTGGAGGTGCAAGGCTCGCGGCCGCTGGCTTTCGAGCATGGCCGCTCCATCGGCAGCAACCTGATCGCCTGGCCTGGCGAGCAGATCATCAAGTGTCTGGTGCAATTTCATCCCGATGACGAGCCGCTGCTGCGCCTGGAGCAGGAGGCGCAGTTGATGGGGTTGTACAAGGCATCCCAGGTCAGTGGCCATGAACTGCTGCTGGAAGTCATCCCGCCCAAGGATCATCCATCGCCGCATCCGGACGTGCTCTATCGCGCCTTGAAGCGCCTCTACAACCTGGGGATCTTTCCGGCCTGGTGGAAGATCGAAGCCCAGACCGCAGAGCAGTGGAAGCAACTCGATGAGTTGATCCAGCAGCGCGATCCGTACTGCCGTGGTGTGGTGCTGCTGGGCCTCAATGCTCCGGCCTCGGCCCTGGCCGAAGGTTTTCGCCAGGCCAGCCAGAGCACTACCTGCCGGGGTTTTGCCGTGGGGCGCACGATCTTCCAGGAACCGAGCCGAGCCTGGCTGGCGGGGGAGATCGATGACGAAACGCTGATCAGGCAGGTACAGGGCACGTTCGTGGAACTGATCGACGCGTGGCGAGCGGCCCGGGCGTGA
- a CDS encoding TIM barrel protein: protein MNKPLRFALNRMVAPRLSLPEFIDLALALKTDAIEIRNDLQGVEIENGMAPASVRQLCEARGIKVLSINALYPFDVWNEERRVQAVRLADYARECGAQGLVMCPLNDRADPRSEAERSAGLRTALGELAPILRAFGVYGYIEPLGFEECSLRLKRTAVEAIADTDTQDVFRLVHDTFHHHLAGERECFAELTGLVHISGVEDALAPLATIRDGHRVLVGEGDILGNAAQIEALGAGGYDGYLSFEPFAESVHQLADLRQALGASMNHLQNSQA, encoded by the coding sequence ATGAACAAGCCCCTGCGTTTTGCCTTGAACCGAATGGTTGCGCCACGCCTGTCACTGCCTGAGTTCATCGACCTGGCCCTGGCCTTGAAAACCGATGCCATTGAAATCCGCAACGATCTGCAGGGCGTCGAGATCGAGAACGGCATGGCACCGGCCAGCGTGCGCCAGTTATGCGAGGCGCGGGGCATCAAGGTGCTGTCGATCAATGCCCTTTACCCTTTCGATGTGTGGAACGAAGAGCGCCGTGTCCAGGCCGTGAGGCTGGCCGACTACGCCCGCGAATGTGGTGCCCAGGGGCTGGTGATGTGTCCATTGAACGATCGCGCCGACCCGCGCAGCGAGGCCGAACGTTCGGCGGGGCTGCGTACCGCCCTCGGTGAGCTGGCGCCGATCCTGCGGGCCTTCGGTGTCTACGGCTATATCGAGCCCCTGGGGTTCGAGGAGTGCTCGCTGCGCCTCAAGCGCACGGCGGTGGAAGCGATCGCGGACACCGATACCCAGGATGTGTTTCGCCTGGTGCATGACACCTTTCACCATCATCTGGCGGGGGAGCGGGAGTGCTTTGCCGAGTTGACCGGCCTGGTGCACATCTCCGGCGTCGAAGATGCCCTGGCGCCCCTGGCGACGATCCGGGACGGTCACCGGGTGCTGGTGGGCGAGGGCGATATCCTCGGCAATGCCGCGCAGATCGAAGCGTTGGGGGCCGGCGGGTATGACGGCTACCTGTCCTTCGAACCGTTCGCCGAAAGCGTCCATCAGTTGGCCGACCTGCGCCAGGCGCTGGGAGCGAGCATGAATCACCTGCAGAACTCCCAGGCCTGA